The following are encoded in a window of Sinorhizobium sojae CCBAU 05684 genomic DNA:
- the nifS gene encoding cysteine desulfurase NifS, with amino-acid sequence MRPIYLDNNATTRVDAEVLQAMLPFFADVFGNASSMHDAGATAGAAINVARRQLQALIGAKFDPEITFTSGGTESNNAAILSGLEAMPERTEIVTSAVEHPAVLTLCTHLEKTRGTKVHKVPVDHQGRLDLDAYQDALTHRVAIVSIMWANNETGTLFPVVKLAEMAKKVGAIFHTDAVQAVGKLPIDLKSTAIDMLSLSAHKFHGPKGVGALYIKRGVPFHALIKGGHQERDRRAGTENTPGIVGLGKAAELALDCMDKDNAIIRSFRDRLEKGLLERVPQVFVMGDPVTRLPNTTSIAFEGVGGEAMQFLLNRHGIACSSGTACTSRSLSTSHVLKAMGTPHRQAVGAVRFSLSGYNCEEDIDRVLQVIPAVVKKLRESRPVFAG; translated from the coding sequence TTGAGGCCTATCTATCTCGACAACAACGCAACGACGCGCGTCGATGCGGAAGTTCTCCAGGCGATGCTGCCATTCTTCGCAGATGTGTTTGGCAACGCTTCCTCGATGCATGACGCTGGTGCTACTGCCGGGGCAGCGATTAACGTAGCGCGCAGGCAGTTGCAAGCACTGATCGGTGCAAAGTTCGACCCAGAGATCACCTTTACCTCGGGCGGGACCGAAAGCAACAATGCGGCGATCCTTTCGGGGCTCGAGGCTATGCCTGAGCGCACTGAGATCGTAACTTCGGCGGTCGAGCATCCTGCGGTGCTGACGCTCTGCACCCATCTGGAGAAGACACGCGGCACCAAGGTGCACAAGGTCCCAGTGGATCACCAGGGCCGACTTGACCTTGACGCTTATCAGGACGCCCTTACACACCGTGTAGCAATCGTTTCGATCATGTGGGCCAACAACGAGACGGGAACGCTCTTTCCTGTGGTAAAGCTAGCTGAGATGGCCAAAAAAGTCGGCGCAATTTTCCACACCGATGCGGTGCAAGCAGTCGGCAAGCTACCGATTGACTTGAAATCAACGGCGATCGACATGCTGTCGCTTTCCGCGCACAAGTTCCATGGCCCGAAGGGCGTCGGGGCACTCTACATAAAGCGCGGGGTGCCCTTTCACGCACTCATTAAGGGTGGCCACCAGGAGCGCGACCGGCGCGCGGGCACGGAGAACACGCCCGGGATAGTAGGTCTGGGCAAGGCGGCAGAACTCGCGTTGGATTGTATGGACAAGGACAATGCGATAATAAGATCATTCCGCGATCGATTGGAGAAAGGACTTCTCGAGCGTGTCCCCCAAGTCTTCGTAATGGGTGATCCGGTGACGCGGTTGCCCAACACAACGAGCATTGCCTTTGAAGGCGTCGGTGGTGAAGCCATGCAGTTTCTGCTCAATCGCCATGGCATCGCCTGCTCCTCCGGAACCGCCTGTACCTCTCGTTCTTTATCGACGAGCCATGTTCTAAAAGCCATGGGTACTCCCCACAGGCAGGCGGTCGGAGCAGTCCGCTTCTCGTTGTCAGGCTATAACTGTGAAGAGGATATAGATCGGGTGTTGCAGGTGATACCCGCAGTTGTGAAAAAACTGCGTGAATCTCGTCCAGTATTTGCCGGGTAG
- a CDS encoding IS5 family transposase encodes MGWTDFTRRQYARRARRYASDLTDREWGLISPCLPGPRRLGRPRSTDLREVVNALLYIATTGCQWRMMPKDFPPFTTVQSYFYEWRATGLWGRINHHLVMEARELEGREASPSAGVIDSQSVKTTESGGISGYDAGKKIKGRKRHIVVDTLGLMVGLRVHSADIQDRDGAPAVLKTILKRWPWLRHIFADGGYAGPKLKGALQKIAAFTLQIVKRTDKAKGFEVLPRRWVVERTFAWLGRCRRLAKDWEKSIASAEAWITIAHIRVLTRRLARYGYC; translated from the coding sequence ATGGGCTGGACTGATTTCACCCGTCGGCAATATGCCCGACGCGCAAGGCGGTATGCAAGCGATCTGACGGACCGGGAATGGGGATTGATCTCGCCTTGCCTGCCTGGACCGCGGCGGTTGGGCAGGCCGCGCAGCACCGATCTTCGCGAGGTCGTGAATGCGTTGCTTTACATCGCCACGACGGGGTGCCAGTGGCGGATGATGCCCAAGGATTTTCCGCCTTTTACAACTGTCCAGTCCTATTTCTACGAATGGCGAGCGACAGGGTTATGGGGTCGGATCAACCATCATCTTGTGATGGAGGCGCGCGAATTGGAAGGCCGGGAAGCCTCGCCATCTGCTGGCGTGATTGACAGTCAAAGCGTGAAAACCACGGAAAGCGGCGGAATTTCGGGCTATGACGCGGGCAAGAAGATCAAGGGACGGAAGCGTCATATCGTCGTCGACACGCTCGGGTTGATGGTCGGCCTCAGGGTTCACAGCGCCGATATCCAAGATCGCGACGGCGCACCTGCCGTCCTCAAAACCATTCTCAAGCGCTGGCCGTGGCTGAGACATATCTTCGCCGACGGTGGTTATGCCGGACCGAAGCTGAAGGGCGCACTCCAAAAGATCGCTGCCTTCACTCTCCAGATCGTCAAGCGGACCGACAAGGCCAAGGGCTTCGAAGTTCTGCCGCGGCGCTGGGTCGTGGAGCGCACCTTCGCATGGCTTGGCAGATGCCGACGATTGGCTAAGGATTGGGAGAAGTCCATCGCATCAGCCGAGGCTTGGATCACTATCGCCCACATCCGGGTCCTGACACGACGCTTGGCAAGGTACGGATATTGTTGA
- the istB gene encoding IS21-like element helper ATPase IstB, which produces MRNAPAIDAATLSTLLNELRLPAIKVLWPDFAERADKEGWPAARFLSVIAEHELAERDRRRIERHLAEARLPPGKTLDSFAFDAVPMVSKAQVMAIAAGDSWLAKGANILLFGPPGGGKSHLAAAIGLALIENGWRVLFMRTTELVQKLQVARRELQLESAIAKLDKFDLLILDDLAYVTKDQAETSVLFELISARYERRSIMITANQPFGEWNRVFPDPAMTLAAVDRLVHHATIFEMNVESYRRRSAMEAKRQRGRPASFATIRNAAEIDAARQSETNEALASDNHDDTVADNRDTRISSRLSR; this is translated from the coding sequence ATGAGAAACGCCCCTGCCATCGACGCCGCCACGCTCAGCACGCTGCTCAATGAACTCCGCCTGCCGGCCATCAAGGTCCTTTGGCCGGACTTTGCCGAACGGGCCGACAAGGAAGGCTGGCCAGCGGCCCGGTTCCTGTCGGTGATCGCCGAACACGAACTGGCCGAACGCGATCGCCGCCGCATCGAACGCCATCTCGCCGAGGCCCGATTGCCACCGGGAAAGACGCTCGACAGCTTTGCTTTCGACGCCGTGCCGATGGTCTCCAAGGCACAGGTCATGGCGATCGCCGCCGGCGATAGCTGGCTCGCCAAGGGAGCGAACATCCTCTTGTTCGGCCCGCCCGGTGGCGGCAAGAGCCATCTCGCCGCCGCAATCGGCCTCGCGCTCATCGAGAACGGTTGGCGGGTGCTGTTCATGCGTACGACCGAGCTCGTTCAGAAGCTGCAGGTGGCACGTCGTGAACTCCAGCTCGAATCCGCCATCGCCAAGCTCGACAAGTTCGATCTGCTCATCCTCGACGATCTCGCCTATGTGACCAAGGACCAGGCGGAAACGAGCGTGCTCTTCGAGCTCATCTCCGCGCGCTACGAGCGGCGATCGATCATGATCACCGCCAACCAGCCCTTCGGCGAATGGAACAGGGTCTTCCCCGATCCCGCCATGACACTCGCCGCCGTCGATCGTCTCGTCCACCACGCGACCATCTTTGAGATGAATGTCGAAAGCTACCGGCGTCGATCCGCGATGGAAGCCAAACGCCAGCGCGGCAGGCCGGCTTCCTTCGCGACAATCAGAAACGCCGCCGAGATCGACGCTGCGCGACAATCAGAAACCAACGAAGCCCTTGCCAGCGACAATCACGATGATACCGTCGCCGACAACCGCGACACCAGAATCTCATCCAGATTGTCGCGCTGA
- a CDS encoding patatin-like phospholipase family protein has protein sequence MTDGSKPTFEIGIAMSGAISAGAYSAGVFDFLIQALDAWEKAKAEGAPDLPEYDVRLKALSGASAGAITAAIGVIAAGGREAPATFPSPAPGSQNIRFTLGRLYRSWVTRPTLVSPDGSPDLLSLKDLAGGRPVISVLNANVLTAIGAEALEATGTLSPRPYVASSLHFYMMLSNLRGVPYAIHFSGGQYNMMTHADRVHYVVEGIGTWKPSPSPFADTDSGTSIAATSLFGATGASTRPPEWLAFANAALASGAFPIGLSPRVIATATSQYAKAKFPISEDQSELKPIPTWPDAWHVPSSQDYPFSFVSVDGGLINNDPFEYVRFTLMKDPPRPNERNAEKTDRAVIMIAPFPEGPPFLGDGEPPLGVLSIARRVVTALRQQVRFKPDQLLAVAAEGTHSRFMISPHRVPPSTPGGEEREETFSIASGLLGGFGGFVLEAFRDHDYQLGRRNCQYFLMRHLTIDKNHQTLHGPEGAAERRNAVISKTLSDGSMHDYVPIIPLVGDALPEVPYPRWARIDENAFALLVKRIEARLVAVARRLVSTETTSARMKLGLNFLLLVGRNRIVDYIRLTLLQELVMRDQIEGWPLPAADLRPDFVRAVLAALLDPAFDLRTEAGIARTTKLDTSLVREILSTLAGAAGANCQVWLAPWTRTDEPLLYTLVSRRPSFLATLLQGRTPARLFAKPVVDRK, from the coding sequence ATGACCGACGGCTCCAAACCGACCTTCGAAATCGGCATTGCGATGTCGGGCGCGATTTCGGCGGGCGCCTATTCGGCCGGAGTCTTCGACTTTTTGATCCAGGCACTCGACGCATGGGAAAAGGCAAAGGCGGAGGGGGCCCCCGACTTGCCGGAATACGACGTTCGCCTGAAGGCGCTCTCCGGGGCCTCTGCTGGCGCGATCACCGCCGCCATTGGCGTGATCGCCGCCGGCGGCCGCGAGGCTCCCGCGACCTTCCCAAGTCCCGCCCCCGGCAGCCAGAACATCCGCTTCACTCTCGGACGTCTTTACCGGTCCTGGGTGACCCGCCCGACGCTGGTTTCCCCCGACGGCTCACCCGACCTGCTGTCGCTCAAAGACCTGGCGGGCGGGCGGCCCGTCATCTCGGTTTTAAACGCCAACGTGTTGACCGCGATTGGGGCTGAGGCGTTGGAGGCGACGGGTACCCTCAGCCCACGCCCCTATGTCGCCAGTTCGCTCCATTTCTACATGATGCTGTCGAACTTGCGCGGCGTGCCTTACGCGATCCACTTCAGCGGCGGTCAATACAACATGATGACGCACGCCGACCGCGTGCACTACGTGGTCGAGGGCATCGGCACGTGGAAGCCGTCCCCCAGCCCCTTCGCCGACACAGATTCGGGCACGTCGATCGCGGCCACGTCACTGTTCGGCGCAACGGGCGCGTCGACGCGCCCGCCGGAATGGCTTGCCTTCGCCAATGCCGCCCTCGCCTCCGGCGCCTTCCCGATTGGCCTTTCACCGCGCGTGATAGCGACGGCCACCTCGCAATATGCAAAGGCGAAGTTTCCGATTTCCGAGGATCAATCAGAGCTCAAACCAATACCCACGTGGCCGGACGCGTGGCATGTCCCGTCGTCGCAAGACTATCCCTTTTCGTTCGTCTCTGTCGATGGTGGCCTCATCAACAACGACCCGTTCGAATATGTCCGCTTCACCCTGATGAAGGACCCGCCCCGGCCCAATGAACGGAACGCCGAAAAGACCGATCGAGCCGTTATCATGATCGCGCCCTTTCCCGAGGGGCCACCTTTTCTCGGCGATGGCGAACCGCCGCTCGGGGTGCTCAGCATTGCCAGGCGCGTGGTGACGGCGCTCCGCCAGCAGGTACGCTTCAAGCCTGATCAGTTGCTCGCCGTCGCCGCCGAAGGCACCCACAGCCGGTTCATGATCTCGCCACACCGCGTGCCGCCTAGTACGCCCGGCGGCGAGGAGCGGGAGGAGACCTTCTCGATCGCAAGCGGTTTGCTCGGCGGCTTCGGCGGTTTCGTCCTGGAGGCGTTCCGCGACCACGACTACCAGCTCGGCCGCCGTAACTGCCAATATTTCTTGATGCGCCATCTCACCATCGACAAGAACCATCAGACGCTACACGGGCCGGAGGGCGCAGCCGAACGGCGAAACGCGGTGATCAGCAAGACCCTTTCGGACGGCAGCATGCATGACTATGTACCGATCATTCCCCTCGTCGGCGATGCCCTGCCGGAGGTGCCCTATCCTCGCTGGGCGCGAATAGACGAAAACGCCTTCGCATTGCTGGTCAAACGCATCGAGGCGCGACTGGTCGCCGTCGCGCGGCGTCTTGTCAGCACCGAGACGACGAGCGCTCGCATGAAGCTCGGGCTGAACTTCCTGCTGCTCGTCGGCCGGAATAGGATCGTCGACTATATCCGCCTGACACTTCTGCAGGAGCTGGTGATGCGCGACCAGATCGAAGGCTGGCCTCTCCCGGCGGCCGACTTACGGCCGGACTTTGTGCGCGCCGTCCTCGCGGCTCTTCTCGATCCCGCTTTCGACTTGCGCACAGAAGCAGGCATCGCCCGCACCACCAAACTTGATACCTCTCTGGTCCGAGAAATTCTCAGTACCCTCGCCGGCGCCGCGGGTGCGAACTGCCAGGTGTGGCTTGCGCCGTGGACCCGGACCGACGAGCCTTTGCTCTACACCCTGGTTTCACGCCGTCCCTCCTTCCTTGCCACATTACTGCAAGGTCGGACCCCTGCGCGATTATTCGCAAAGCCTGTCGTAGATCGGAAATAG
- a CDS encoding VirK family protein, whose translation MCTPATADTPSTKTRGGVSIDGYRITSDGTLAFADQHFTIDRDGKPVVQFLRYRIRPDGGAEFTMVVFNVPSYERKGTSLVYKCSIGHGLSFFSSP comes from the coding sequence ATGTGCACTCCGGCGACTGCCGATACACCGTCGACCAAGACGCGTGGAGGCGTTAGCATAGACGGCTATAGGATCACATCTGACGGCACCCTCGCTTTTGCAGATCAGCATTTTACCATAGATCGTGACGGTAAGCCGGTTGTCCAGTTTCTTCGTTACCGGATCCGGCCGGACGGTGGCGCCGAATTCACCATGGTCGTCTTCAATGTGCCCAGTTACGAGCGAAAAGGAACGAGCCTGGTCTATAAGTGCTCAATTGGTCACGGATTGAGCTTCTTCTCTTCACCGTGA
- the istA gene encoding IS21 family transposase translates to MPGRHITDHQMRLFMKLRQEHRVEVAAAKASLSRATAYRIEKNAQLPSQVKKPRGRRRPDPLADIFDAEVVPLLKAAPGIRPVAVFDEMLRRHPELSEGVRRTMERRIRAWRAINGDEQEVIFRQVHEPGRLGLSDFTNMNELGITIAGQPLDHLLYHFRLAYSGFEHAHVVLGGESFVALAEGLQNALWFLGGAPLYHRSDSLSAAFRNLDADAKEDQTRRYAELCAHYRMTPTRNNKGIAHENGAIESPHGHLKNAIRDALLLRGTRDFDDLDGYRGFIDEIVSRRNARYGKRIDAERAALQPLPGTRTSDFEEVVVRVSRSGGFTLRKVFYTVPSRLIGHRLRVRLYDERLDLFIGGTHLMTLQRGRAHASGKHDQVVDYRHVIHSLRKKPMALLQLVYRDKLFPRQEYRRAFETLLDRLSDKQACKITVELLALAHDRGCERELAERLAKTLDAGELPDIIALRTFFAPDPAQLPTVNVRLASLQGYEALIDARHLEDAA, encoded by the coding sequence GTGCCAGGTCGTCACATAACCGATCATCAGATGAGGCTTTTCATGAAGTTACGACAAGAGCACAGGGTTGAGGTCGCCGCCGCGAAGGCGTCGCTCAGCAGAGCAACGGCCTATCGCATCGAGAAGAACGCGCAACTGCCATCACAAGTGAAGAAGCCGCGCGGCCGTCGGCGTCCCGATCCACTCGCCGACATCTTCGATGCCGAGGTCGTGCCGCTGCTGAAGGCGGCACCTGGCATTCGTCCGGTCGCCGTCTTCGATGAGATGTTGCGCCGCCATCCTGAGCTCAGCGAAGGCGTTCGCCGGACAATGGAACGGCGGATCCGTGCCTGGCGGGCCATCAATGGCGACGAGCAGGAAGTCATCTTTCGCCAGGTTCATGAGCCCGGCCGACTGGGGCTTTCCGACTTCACCAACATGAACGAACTGGGGATCACGATCGCAGGCCAGCCGCTCGATCACCTGCTTTATCACTTCCGGCTCGCCTATTCCGGCTTCGAACACGCCCACGTCGTCCTCGGTGGCGAAAGCTTCGTGGCGCTGGCCGAAGGGCTGCAGAACGCTCTCTGGTTCCTCGGCGGCGCGCCGCTTTACCATCGCAGCGACAGCCTGTCGGCGGCCTTCCGCAATCTCGATGCCGATGCCAAGGAGGACCAGACGCGGCGCTACGCAGAGCTTTGCGCGCACTACCGAATGACGCCGACCCGCAACAACAAGGGCATTGCCCACGAGAACGGTGCGATTGAGAGCCCGCATGGCCACCTCAAGAATGCGATCCGCGATGCCCTGCTGCTGCGCGGCACCCGTGACTTCGACGATCTCGATGGCTATCGCGGCTTCATCGATGAGATCGTCAGCCGGCGTAATGCCCGCTATGGCAAGCGCATCGACGCCGAGCGGGCGGCGCTGCAGCCGTTGCCGGGAACGCGCACCAGCGATTTTGAGGAGGTTGTCGTGCGGGTCTCGCGCAGCGGCGGCTTCACCTTGCGCAAGGTCTTTTACACCGTGCCATCACGGCTCATCGGGCACCGGCTGCGCGTGCGCCTTTACGACGAGCGTCTTGACCTCTTTATCGGCGGCACGCATCTGATGACCCTCCAAAGAGGGCGTGCACATGCCAGCGGCAAGCACGACCAGGTGGTCGATTATCGGCATGTCATCCATTCGCTGCGCAAAAAGCCGATGGCGCTCCTTCAGCTTGTCTATCGCGACAAGCTGTTTCCGCGGCAGGAATACCGAAGGGCCTTCGAGACCCTGCTCGACCGGCTTTCCGACAAGCAGGCCTGCAAGATCACCGTCGAGCTCCTGGCCTTGGCCCACGATCGGGGCTGCGAGCGGGAACTGGCAGAGCGGCTCGCTAAAACACTCGATGCGGGCGAACTGCCGGACATCATCGCGCTGAGGACTTTCTTCGCGCCCGATCCGGCACAGTTGCCCACCGTCAACGTTCGTCTCGCCTCCCTCCAGGGCTATGAGGCCCTGATCGACGCGCGTCATCTGGAGGACGCCGCATGA
- a CDS encoding di-heme-cytochrome C peroxidase, which yields MKRKSRFWPILLGFTVLVAAGLYYVVRMFSVDLPDYPKVDKVTWLEQNWSQSQRGWMHHADQGTVTFSMPYEWLAALEQPTFTLTAGPPFLSSDYLDRFGFITADSSGLPVGFAHGGDLVDPKTAQPWVNPATGRPLTTVGLTCAACHTGRFTYKGTAVMVDGGPALTDLGKFRKASGLALFFTRYAPFRFDRFATAVLGPQADEKARAVLKKQLDKVLAGGRIEVDLEKKVAEKSIEEGFGRLDALNRIGNQVFSLDLERPENYVAQSAPVAFPHIWDTSWFDWVQYNASIMQPMVRNAGEALGVRAFINLTKSEQPLFASTVKVDTIFEIEQQLAGKQPTAENGFTGLRPPRWPSNLFGSIDTKLATEGAAVYADRCQGCHLPPVGSEGFWEQKHWTNENSAGERYLRVPIINVENIGTDPAQAQSMAERKVKLPSELGIDTDSFGSALGALVAKTAARWYDNQTPPVPAEQRGIMNGNRQNGIQAPLAYKGRPLDGIWATPPFLHNGSVPTIDALLSPAGERPKTFWLGNREYDPDKLGYLTDELKGGFKFDTAKPGNSNAGHEFSDTPGPGVIGPALKPDEKAALIAYLKTL from the coding sequence ATGAAACGCAAGTCGCGATTTTGGCCTATCCTGCTCGGGTTCACCGTGCTGGTCGCAGCCGGCCTCTATTATGTGGTTCGGATGTTTAGCGTCGATCTTCCTGACTATCCGAAGGTGGACAAGGTCACCTGGCTCGAGCAGAACTGGTCACAATCACAACGCGGTTGGATGCACCATGCCGACCAGGGCACGGTGACCTTCTCGATGCCCTACGAATGGCTGGCGGCGTTGGAGCAGCCCACCTTCACGCTGACAGCCGGGCCGCCCTTCCTGTCCAGCGATTATCTCGACCGCTTCGGCTTCATTACGGCGGATTCATCCGGCCTTCCGGTCGGCTTTGCCCATGGCGGCGATCTTGTCGATCCCAAAACCGCCCAACCGTGGGTCAACCCAGCGACCGGCAGGCCGCTCACCACCGTCGGGCTCACCTGTGCGGCATGCCACACCGGTCGCTTCACTTACAAGGGTACTGCCGTGATGGTCGATGGCGGCCCGGCACTCACCGATCTTGGAAAATTCCGCAAGGCTTCAGGATTGGCCTTGTTCTTCACCCGCTATGCGCCTTTCCGTTTCGACCGCTTCGCCACGGCAGTGCTCGGGCCGCAGGCGGATGAAAAAGCCAGGGCCGTGCTCAAGAAACAGCTCGACAAGGTGCTTGCGGGTGGCAGGATCGAAGTCGATCTCGAAAAGAAGGTGGCCGAAAAAAGTATCGAAGAGGGGTTCGGCCGGTTGGATGCACTCAACCGGATCGGCAACCAGGTCTTCTCGCTCGACCTTGAGCGGCCGGAGAACTACGTCGCTCAATCCGCGCCAGTCGCTTTCCCACATATCTGGGACACGTCCTGGTTCGATTGGGTCCAATACAATGCCTCGATCATGCAGCCGATGGTGCGCAATGCGGGCGAAGCGTTGGGGGTCCGCGCCTTCATCAATCTCACCAAGTCGGAGCAGCCACTCTTTGCCTCGACGGTGAAGGTCGACACGATTTTCGAGATCGAGCAGCAGTTGGCCGGCAAGCAACCGACGGCAGAGAACGGCTTCACCGGCCTGCGTCCCCCGCGTTGGCCTTCCAACCTGTTCGGTTCGATCGATACCAAACTCGCAACCGAGGGCGCCGCAGTTTACGCCGACCGGTGCCAGGGCTGCCACCTGCCACCGGTCGGCAGTGAGGGCTTTTGGGAGCAGAAGCACTGGACGAACGAGAATTCGGCCGGCGAGCGCTATCTCCGCGTGCCCATCATCAACGTCGAGAATATCGGCACGGATCCGGCCCAGGCCCAAAGCATGGCGGAGCGCAAGGTCAAGCTTCCCTCCGAGCTCGGCATCGACACCGACTCGTTCGGCAGCGCGCTCGGCGCGCTCGTCGCAAAGACAGCCGCTCGCTGGTACGACAACCAGACCCCGCCGGTGCCGGCCGAGCAACGGGGGATCATGAATGGCAATCGCCAGAACGGCATCCAGGCGCCGCTTGCCTACAAGGGACGGCCGCTCGACGGCATCTGGGCGACGCCGCCCTTCCTGCACAACGGCTCGGTGCCGACCATCGATGCCCTGCTTTCCCCGGCCGGCGAACGGCCGAAGACGTTCTGGCTCGGCAATCGCGAATACGACCCGGACAAGCTTGGCTATCTAACGGACGAATTGAAGGGTGGCTTCAAGTTCGACACCGCAAAGCCGGGCAACAGCAATGCCGGTCACGAATTCAGCGACACCCCCGGCCCGGGCGTGATCGGCCCGGCGCTGAAGCCGGATGAGAAGGCGGCGCTCATTGCATACCTGAAGACATTGTAG
- a CDS encoding radical SAM family RiPP maturation amino acid epimerase, translated as MSHIKRFMERLAGDIKFRTAVSESADAPRAVTERYGIEVDPLEILPLWRDDHLTYRYKPESAPWPLSIMWDEYMRDMLRHRDLLRDHGDMSMTNPRFHAWRERQIRRCNDELGGSAPSITHPIIAFELREGCTVGCWFCGLSAAPFKGYYEYSKQHAELWRGVVGVASEVFGPAARTGFCYWATEPMDNPQYDRFLFDYYQITGALPQTTTAAPLKDEALTRRVLGLFNLYGTTMNRFSVLSTAHLNQIHRAFSPEELTGVELIMQGKDAPTAKAFTGRARKRKEKLSARQEAIALTERNHTTIACVSGFLVNMPQRRLQLVTPVPGSERWPLGYRIVGQRSFRTPDEFRDGLKSMIDQHMLESPAPDLPIRFRRDLEYTAGDRCFHLRSRSMEHRVLDYAPISVGHLIACGNFTASELVMRASTDGMSVLAVADLLDQLYAAGVIEEDLGDRYAWQTSDGMKDRIEEAQG; from the coding sequence TTGTCGCACATCAAGCGTTTCATGGAACGGCTGGCTGGTGACATAAAGTTCCGCACCGCGGTTTCGGAGAGCGCCGACGCCCCTCGCGCGGTAACAGAGCGCTATGGCATTGAAGTTGACCCACTGGAGATACTGCCGCTCTGGCGCGATGATCATCTTACTTACCGCTACAAGCCGGAGTCTGCACCATGGCCGCTGTCGATAATGTGGGACGAGTACATGCGCGACATGTTGCGCCATCGCGACCTCCTGCGCGACCATGGCGATATGTCAATGACCAACCCTCGCTTTCATGCCTGGCGCGAGCGCCAAATTCGGCGTTGTAATGACGAATTGGGCGGATCAGCACCGTCGATCACACACCCCATCATCGCTTTCGAGCTGAGGGAAGGGTGCACCGTCGGTTGCTGGTTCTGCGGCCTCTCGGCCGCTCCGTTCAAAGGCTATTACGAGTATAGCAAACAGCATGCAGAGCTTTGGCGCGGCGTGGTTGGTGTCGCGAGCGAGGTGTTTGGCCCGGCAGCTCGTACTGGGTTCTGCTACTGGGCCACAGAGCCAATGGACAACCCGCAGTACGACCGCTTTCTCTTCGACTACTATCAGATCACGGGCGCATTGCCGCAAACAACGACGGCCGCCCCGCTCAAGGATGAGGCACTCACCAGGCGCGTGCTCGGCCTCTTCAATCTTTATGGCACTACGATGAATCGCTTCTCTGTGCTCAGCACGGCACATCTCAATCAGATCCACAGGGCGTTTTCGCCTGAAGAACTGACAGGGGTCGAACTCATCATGCAGGGCAAGGACGCCCCGACCGCAAAGGCTTTCACGGGGCGTGCGCGCAAGCGGAAGGAGAAACTCAGTGCGAGGCAAGAGGCAATCGCCTTGACGGAGCGCAATCACACGACGATCGCCTGTGTTTCCGGCTTCCTCGTAAATATGCCGCAGAGACGTTTGCAACTAGTGACGCCGGTACCGGGTAGCGAACGCTGGCCCCTCGGGTATCGCATAGTGGGTCAACGGTCATTCAGGACGCCTGACGAGTTCCGGGACGGGCTCAAGAGCATGATTGATCAACATATGCTCGAGAGCCCAGCCCCCGACCTGCCGATCCGCTTTCGCAGGGACCTGGAGTACACAGCGGGAGACCGCTGCTTCCATCTCCGCTCGCGAAGCATGGAACACCGGGTGCTCGACTACGCTCCGATCTCGGTTGGCCATCTAATCGCGTGCGGCAACTTTACAGCCTCGGAGTTGGTTATGCGGGCCTCGACGGATGGAATGAGCGTACTTGCAGTCGCCGACCTGCTCGATCAGTTATACGCGGCCGGCGTGATCGAAGAGGACCTCGGTGACCGCTATGCTTGGCAGACCAGCGACGGCATGAAAGACCGCATTGAAGAAGCTCAAGGATAG